Part of the Gilliamella sp. wkB7 genome is shown below.
GAAATTGGTGCAAATGAAAAATTACCAGGAGAAGCAGGCTAAATATTTTGGAAATTTTTAATATTATAATATAGGTTAACCAACTGTTTGAACTATATTGATTTATTTTTTAAGAATAATAATTTAAAAATCGTTAAAATGAATAATTCATTAGTTACTATTAAATTTTAATTAGTAATAAGATAGTTTATAACACCCAATATAAGTTGCAATCTTTCTAAAATTATCCAAATTCTTTGTCAGGTTCTTTCATATCAATAAACACTTTATTGTTTCAATTCAAAAAATAATAATTCAATGAGCTCAGAATCATCTTTTTAATGGTCACTTTCATTACCAGAATTTCTAATAATTTTACTGAAAAAAATAATTAGAAATGTTTTTAAAACAAAAAAATAGCAGCCATAACGACTACTATTTTTTCTTTTTTTGGGGCTTAAATACCGTCATTGATATGGTTATTTTATTGCTTTGGCTACGATTTCTTGTGCTTCTTTCTGTAAAGTCGCTAAATGATCATTACTGATAAAGCTTTCAGCATAGATTTTATATGCATCTTCTGTACCTGATGGACGAGCGGCAAACCAACCATTTTCTGTGATAACTTTTAGTCCACCGATTGGTGCATTGTTAGCAGGGGCGGTGGTTAAGCACTGGGTTATTTTTTCTCCCCCGAGTTTGTCAGTAGTTAACTGGCTTGCATTAAGTTTAGATAGTTTTTGTTTTTCACTAAACGTTGCTGGTGCTTGAATTCGTCCATAATAAGATACCCCAAATTTGGCTTCAAGTTCTTGATATTGTTCTTGGGGATTTTTGCCGATCTTAGCTGTCATTTCAGCAGCAAGCAAACAAAGAATAATACCATCTTTATCTGTCGTCCAAACTTTGCCGTTAGTTCTTAAAAACGATGCACCCGCGCTTTCTTCACCAGCAAATCCTAATTTACCGTTATAAAGCGCATCAGCATACCATTTAAAACCCACTGGATACTCTAAGTATGTTTTATTAAGGCTATTTGCTACGCGATCTATCATTGAACTGGTAACCAATGTTTTACCAATAGCAATATCTTTGTGCCATTGCGGACGATTTTGGAAAAGATAGTTAACACAAGTTGAAAGATAAGCGTTAGGGTTCATTAATCCTTTAGGTGTTACAATACCATGACGGTCAGAATCCGTATCGTTACCAAATGCTAAATCAAACTTATCTTTTAACTCTAATAAACCCGCCATAGCCCATCGGCTAGAACAATCCATTCTGATAACTTCATCATGATCCAAATGCATAAAGCTAAAAGTTGAATCAATTTTATTGTTCACAATATTAAGGTTAATGCCATATTTTTCAGCAATACGCGGCCAATAAGTGATGCCCGCGCCACCTAATGGATCGACACCTATATTTAAATTTGAAGATTTAATTAATGCTAAATCTAAAATATTCTCCAAATCATTAACATAGTCTGTTTCATATTCTTTGGTATGAATATAAGATGAGTTAAGTGCTTTTTCTAACGTAACACGCTTTACACCATTAAGGTGATTTTTGAGTAATTCATTAGCGCGATTTTCAATCTGTTTCGTAATATCTGTATCAGCAGGCCCACCATTAGTAGGATTATATTTTATACCACCATCTTCAGGAGGATTATGTGAAGGTGTAATGACAATACCATCGGCAAGTTGTGATTGTTTATCTTGATTAAAAGTCAGAATAGCATGTGAAATAACTGGTGTAGGCGTATATCCCCAATCACGAGCGATAACCACCGTTTGCTCGTTTGCAACGAAAACTTCAAGAACAGATTTTAAAGCTAATTCAGACAGGGCATGTGTATCTTGGCCAATAAAACACGGACCAGTGACATTATTTACTTTACGGTATTCGGCTATTGCTTGAGCAACAGCTAAAATATGTGCCTCATTGAATGTGCCTTTATTTGCACTACCTCGATGACCTGAAGTGCCAAAAATCACTAATTGACTGGCATTTTCTGGGTTAGGACTAATTTGATAGTAATTATTTTTCAAAGTTTCAACGTCAATCAAATCGGCTGGTTTTGCTAATAATCCTGCTCGGCTGTGATTTGCCATTTTATACTCCTTTTTCGAAAATTTTATATCTACATCCAAATTTATATCTATGTTATCAATTATTGACTATTTAATACACATTTAGTGAATGTTTTATTTTGTTTGTGCTGAAAAAATATTGATAACTTGGTTTATCATACTTTCAGAAATGCCCATATCACTCATTATTGATTCTAGTATATACATTTTTCTAGCTGTATTGGTATTACTAATAACCCAATAAGGTGTTCCGATAACTTCGCGTGGTTTAGTATTTTTACCTGATGTTTCTAAAGATTTTTTATCTTTTGCTAAATATTGACGTTTACTACCATGTAAAGAAGTGGCTGCTATCGAAAAAAGGGCTGGATTATAGTTATAAAGTGCGCCAAGTAGTAATATAAAACGGCTGATGATTGACTTTTCATTAATAAACATATCACTATCTAATAAGTCATTAAATAATGTATATTGGGTTTCAGGTTGAGAAACCATGTTAGTTTTAGATTTAACTGGTTGATTGATTTTTAATAAACGTCGCAAAATACTGGATGCATCTTCACCAATATGTTTTGTTTGTGATGCGATAAAATGGTATAATTCTTCGTCAATTTCGATAGTTTTCATTATGTTAGTTATGCCTATTAAATTAATTTACTGGACTCATTTGCATTGCAAAGTTGTCGGGTTAATGTAAATTGTTGTTTACTTCATTAGACAAGCAAGTAGCATTTGTTGATTTCGCTATTGCTTTTTCAGTTGTCTGTTGTTGTTAGTTTATATTATGACAGGCGGATATCATAACTGATAATATTAAATGAAAAAATAACCGTTTCATATACTAATTGTATGGTAGATAAACTATTGAGCTGAGTATAACCCAACTTGATAATAAATAGTATTATCGTTTGATAAAATAATGAAAAGCATATTGTCGTTTTTGTAAAAGAATATTATGCTTAAAAAAGTATGAGCTAGCTCATGCTCAATAATATGAGGAATAAATTATGAAAAAAATTGTCACAGCAGCTATATTAGTTTCACTTCTCTCTGGTTGCACCAATAGTGATATATATTCAGGTGATGTTTATACAACTGATCAAGCAAAACAAGTTCAACAAGTTAGTTATGGTACTGTCGTATCTGTACGTCCAGTTAAAATTCAAGCCAACGCTACAAATGGTAAAAATGAAAACGTTGTCGGCTCACTAGGTGGAGCTGTGATTGGCGGTGTGTTAGGTAATACCATTGGTAATGGTACCGGTAGAGCGTTAGCTATTGCCACAGGCGCTATTGGTGGTGCAGTAATTGGCAGTGCAATTGAAGATAAAACTAGCCAAACAAATGCTGTCGAGTTAGAAATTGAGCGAGAAAGCGGTGGTAATATTGTTATCGTGCAAAAAGGCTCTCCTAATGAATTTTATGCAGGTCAACATGTTCGTTTAGTTAGTAATGGTAAACAAATAAGCGCATCTCCACGCTATGGTCGTTCCTATAATAATCAATAAGTTAACAACCATTAGTCTTAACTTTCGCTTGCTTAATAAGTGAGCGAAAGTTGAAGTTTAAATTTGAGTTATGCAACTAGCATAATAATCACTCTAAGTTAACAATTTTTACTTCTCTAAAAATTTCCCATTTCAATCCAATTTCTAATATAAATATAAAATATTTGCCTGTATAACCGCTAACAGATAAAATCTGGTGGTGTAGTTAACTATTAAAAGGAACAATAAAGCAATGCGTATATTACATACTATGATTCGAGTTGGAGATTTACAACGTGCTATTGATTTTTATACTCGTGTAATGGGAATGAAGCTATTAAGAACCAGTGAAAATACAGAATATAAATATTCTCTTGCATTTGTTGGTTATGGCGATGAAACCTCCAGTTCAGTTATAGAACTTACCTACAATTGGGGTGTAGAGCAATATAATCATGGTGATGCTTTTGGACATATTGCCATTGGTGTGGATGATGTTGCTAAAATGTGTAATGATGTAAAACAAGCGGGTGGTAAAGTTACACGTGAAGCAGGGCCAGTTAAAGGTGGTAAAACTATCATCGCTTTTATTGAAGATCCAGATGGTTATAAAATTGAGCTGATCCAAAATGATCAGGCGGATAAAGCATTAGGTAACTAATTTTATTTACTCATAAAATCGCCGATTCATATCGGCGATCGATTAATTTTTTACATCAACTTTTTTACATAACTAAGGTTTATAGTTTTGTAAAATTACTATTGTGACTCCTCTGCAACACTCTAATAATTAATGCAAATAATTATCTAACTTTATTTAGTGATTTAGTGCAGATCGATAATTAATTATTCAGCAAGCAATTCCTTGAGTAATTGTTGATTGGCTAAGGCTTGTTTTGGTTGCTCTAGACTGGCTGCGTTGATAATAGAATTTAATGCATTTAAAGAACATTCAAAATCATCATTAATGATAATGTAATCATATTCATTATAATGTGAAATTTCAGCTTGGGCTTTTTGCATTCTTTTATTAATAACAGTTGCATCATCTTGACCTCGTTTAATTAGGCGATTTTCAAGCTCTTTGAGTGATGGTGGTAAAATGAAAATGCTTTTTGCTTGTGGCATTTTTTCCCTTACTTGTTGTGCTCCTTGCCAATCAATATCTAAAAATACATTAATACCTTGTAACAAGCTCTGTTCAATCTCAGCTTTAGAGGTTCCATAATAGTTTTCAAACACATGAGCGTATTCTACAAATGCTTGCTCATCAATTAATGACTCAAAATGTTTGTGATCGACAAAATAGTAATGTGTGCCATGTAATTCTCCTGGTCTTGGATTACGCGTGGTATGAGAAATAGAAACTTTAGCGGGATGATGATCCTCTTGCTCTAAGTAAGCTCGAATTAAACTTGATTTACCTGCACCACTTGGCGCTGAGATAATAAATAGCGTTCCAGTATACATATATTTGATTGCCACTTTAATTAATATTAAGTTATTTTATTGTCATAAAGACGAGTTTGGCGATATTATAACAAACTTTAACGATAGTTTGTCTCATATTATTATGCAGACTATTTAGTTGGTATAAGTTTATGCTAAGTTAAGATTAATTAAAAAATATACTGAAACGTATGCTTAACCTGAAACTTTTTTACAAAAAAATTATAATTATTTATTAGTTGTACAGTTATTATATTAAGGAAAGAACATGTCATTAACATTTAAAGATGGTGTTTACGCTTGTATCCCAACTTTATTAGGTTACATTGGTATCGGTATTGCTGCTGGTGTTGTTGGCAAATCTGCACATCTATCTGTATTAGAAATCACTTTATTGGCCGTAATTATTTATGCTGGAGCTTCACAATTTATTGTTTCTGGATTAATGTTAGTTGCCACACCTATTTCAGCTATTATTTTTACCGTATTTTTAGTCAATTCTCGTCACTTTTTAATGAGTATGGCAACCGCACCGACTTTTCGAAAATACTCATTACTCAACAATATTGGGATTGGTAGCTTATTGACAGATGAGAGTTTTGCTGTGGCAATGAATGCAATTGCTAATAAAGAGCCTATTAATGCTGCATGGATGCATGGACTAAATTTAACCGCTTATATTACTTGGATTTTATCCTGTTTCATTGGCGCTCTAATTGGTGAGTGGTTACCCGATCCAACAAAATTTGGGTTAGATTACGCTTTAGTTGCTATGTTTATAGGGCTCTTGTATTTACAGTTAATTGGCGATAAAACTAAACTTTTAAGAAATCGAGTTATTGCGATGTTAACGGTTACTGTTTTATTGGTACTGTTATTACGATTTATTTCTTCTGAAATGGCTATACTTATCAGCACATTCGCAGGTTGTTTTATGGGCGTTGCAATGGAGCGTAAGGCATGACCACATATAGTTTATTAATTATTTTAGGGTGTGGACTTGTTACTTGGCTGCCGAGAGTAATTCCATTTATACTGGTACGAAAAGTGCAATTGCCTGAAATCGTTATCCGATTCTTATCTTATGTACCTTTATGTATTTTAACGGCCCTTTTTGTGCAAAATCTCTTTATAGCCAAACAAGGTGAATTCCCTGTTTTTAACATTGAGTATTGTTTAGCGGCTATACCAACTACATTGATTGCAATTTTGACTAAAAATTTAATGTGGATTGTCGTTGTTGGTATGTGCTCTATGGCGGTGATTCGGTATTTCTTGGTTTAATGATAAATAGGAACAAAAAAAGACAGGGCAGACGCCCTGTTTTTTATGTTCTTTCTTTCAATTCTAATTTGTTAATTGTTCTGAGGATTTTATCTGCTTCAGCCGTTTGCCCTAATTGATTAAGATAATTTGCCATCGCTCTTTTATAGGCAACATTATTAACAATCGCTTTAGGTTGTGAATTCCACCATTTTATTAAGGCTAATGGATCACTATCGGTTGATAATTGCTTAATACGACTTACATAGGCAACTTGTTTAAATTGGTCTAATTGCGACTCACTAAATGCTTCTGCTTTATACATAGCTGGCATAAGGTCAATGATTGCTTGATAATTTTTTGTATCATAATAGATTTGATCAGCAAGCCTTAACACTTCTGGATTACGAGGTTTTTCATTTAATAAAGTTTCAATTGTTGCTCGTGCTGCATCATATTCGCGGTTTTTAATTTGCAAACGGATTTGCACTAATTGAAAAGCAAATAATTCGTTCGGTTGACAATGTTTAGCTGCTTGTTCTAACGATTGATTAGCTGGAATCACTTCATCATTGTCAATTTGCGTTTGGGCAGCAAGTAAGAACGATAAAGCTGTATTGGTTGACGCTTTAGCACTCTTCATAAAAAATTTACTGGCTTGTTTATAGTCCCCTTCAAGTAATGAAAGCTGTGCTTGCTCAAGTCGTTTAGCTGATTTTCTAGGTGATTTTGAGCGCAACCAGTTGCCCAACATTGTTTTGGAATTAAAGATTTTCTCAAAGAACCAATAGCAAATATATAAACAAAGTAAACCCAGTAATTCTAAGATCACAAAGGATATAAATGACATACTGATTTTATAATTGGCGACCTCAAAAACGGCTGAGCCTTGATGACCCTGTAATAATGGCCCTAGAAAAAATCCACCCACTAGCACTAAGAAAATAATTAATATTTTAAGCATCATTATTCTCCTATTTTGCCATCATTAAATGAACACGAGTTTGCATCAGTTTTTCTAACTCACTGGCACTTTCGAGTTTGTTAGGTACAGATTGGTCACTAATGGATTGGTTGAGCAAATTGTCAAGGTCATCTAAGAAAGCTTTAACGCTTGGTGCGTTACTATCAAAATAAGCACTCACCCAAAGTAAAGCATCACTAAGTGCTCTTTGATAGATTAAATCTTGATGTCGAGGTACTGCTTGAGCAGCAATTAAAAGACGAAAACGAATATTTTCTCGAAGATAAAGTGATTGTTCTAAAGTCAATGGTTCTTTAAAAATTTGACATCTAAGCATCTGTTTTTCATCTAAGCCTGCTTTAGACAAACAGGTTTTAAAGTTATTTTCTTTTTCATCGAGGTTTTCGATGGTAATGAATTTAGCCATAAAGTTTTTTGTGTTAGTCAGTAAATTACTGGACCAATCTGAAATTGACGAAGTAATACTTTGCTTATCATTATGAGCCTTATCAGAATCAGCTCCCAAATTCATGCCTTGCGCGCTGGTCGTATGGGAATTTGACGGCTCTGTTTGGGTTGAGGCAACG
Proteins encoded:
- the pgm gene encoding phosphoglucomutase (alpha-D-glucose-1,6-bisphosphate-dependent) — translated: MANHSRAGLLAKPADLIDVETLKNNYYQISPNPENASQLVIFGTSGHRGSANKGTFNEAHILAVAQAIAEYRKVNNVTGPCFIGQDTHALSELALKSVLEVFVANEQTVVIARDWGYTPTPVISHAILTFNQDKQSQLADGIVITPSHNPPEDGGIKYNPTNGGPADTDITKQIENRANELLKNHLNGVKRVTLEKALNSSYIHTKEYETDYVNDLENILDLALIKSSNLNIGVDPLGGAGITYWPRIAEKYGINLNIVNNKIDSTFSFMHLDHDEVIRMDCSSRWAMAGLLELKDKFDLAFGNDTDSDRHGIVTPKGLMNPNAYLSTCVNYLFQNRPQWHKDIAIGKTLVTSSMIDRVANSLNKTYLEYPVGFKWYADALYNGKLGFAGEESAGASFLRTNGKVWTTDKDGIILCLLAAEMTAKIGKNPQEQYQELEAKFGVSYYGRIQAPATFSEKQKLSKLNASQLTTDKLGGEKITQCLTTAPANNAPIGGLKVITENGWFAARPSGTEDAYKIYAESFISNDHLATLQKEAQEIVAKAIK
- the gloA gene encoding lactoylglutathione lyase, with the translated sequence MRILHTMIRVGDLQRAIDFYTRVMGMKLLRTSENTEYKYSLAFVGYGDETSSSVIELTYNWGVEQYNHGDAFGHIAIGVDDVAKMCNDVKQAGGKVTREAGPVKGGKTIIAFIEDPDGYKIELIQNDQADKALGN
- a CDS encoding hypothetical protein (negative modulator of the initiation of chromosome replication) — its product is MKTIEIDEELYHFIASQTKHIGEDASSILRRLLKINQPVKSKTNMVSQPETQYTLFNDLLDSDMFINEKSIISRFILLLGALYNYNPALFSIAATSLHGSKRQYLAKDKKSLETSGKNTKPREVIGTPYWVISNTNTARKMYILESIMSDMGISESMINQVINIFSAQTK
- the gmk gene encoding guanylate kinase, translated to MYTGTLFIISAPSGAGKSSLIRAYLEQEDHHPAKVSISHTTRNPRPGELHGTHYYFVDHKHFESLIDEQAFVEYAHVFENYYGTSKAEIEQSLLQGINVFLDIDWQGAQQVREKMPQAKSIFILPPSLKELENRLIKRGQDDATVINKRMQKAQAEISHYNEYDYIIINDDFECSLNALNSIINAASLEQPKQALANQQLLKELLAE
- a CDS encoding AzlD domain-containing protein; translation: MTTYSLLIILGCGLVTWLPRVIPFILVRKVQLPEIVIRFLSYVPLCILTALFVQNLFIAKQGEFPVFNIEYCLAAIPTTLIAILTKNLMWIVVVGMCSMAVIRYFLV
- a CDS encoding heme biosynthesis HemY N-terminal domain-containing protein, producing MLKILIIFLVLVGGFFLGPLLQGHQGSAVFEVANYKISMSFISFVILELLGLLCLYICYWFFEKIFNSKTMLGNWLRSKSPRKSAKRLEQAQLSLLEGDYKQASKFFMKSAKASTNTALSFLLAAQTQIDNDEVIPANQSLEQAAKHCQPNELFAFQLVQIRLQIKNREYDAARATIETLLNEKPRNPEVLRLADQIYYDTKNYQAIIDLMPAMYKAEAFSESQLDQFKQVAYVSRIKQLSTDSDPLALIKWWNSQPKAIVNNVAYKRAMANYLNQLGQTAEADKILRTINKLELKERT
- a CDS encoding AzlC family ABC transporter permease codes for the protein MSLTFKDGVYACIPTLLGYIGIGIAAGVVGKSAHLSVLEITLLAVIIYAGASQFIVSGLMLVATPISAIIFTVFLVNSRHFLMSMATAPTFRKYSLLNNIGIGSLLTDESFAVAMNAIANKEPINAAWMHGLNLTAYITWILSCFIGALIGEWLPDPTKFGLDYALVAMFIGLLYLQLIGDKTKLLRNRVIAMLTVTVLLVLLLRFISSEMAILISTFAGCFMGVAMERKA
- a CDS encoding glycine zipper 2TM domain-containing protein, with protein sequence MMKKIVTAAILVSLLSGCTNSDIYSGDVYTTDQAKQVQQVSYGTVVSVRPVKIQANATNGKNENVVGSLGGAVIGGVLGNTIGNGTGRALAIATGAIGGAVIGSAIEDKTSQTNAVELEIERESGGNIVIVQKGSPNEFYAGQHVRLVSNGKQISASPRYGRSYNNQ